GGCGCGAAGCGACTGCCGGTACGGCTCGATCTGACCGAACAGATCCCCGGCCATATACATCGAGACGATGATCTGCTTGCCTTCGTCGGTGAGCTTCGTCAGCTTGACGCTGCCCTCGCGCACAAAATACAGCTTGTCGGCCGGATCGCCTTCCCAGAAAATTTTCCCGCCCGCGGGCACGTGGCGCGTATACATGATCTCCTGAAGCTTGGATAAGCTGCCGCTTGAAAACAGGCTCGTGTTGCGGGGAAAATCGGGAGGCTGCCGTTTATCCGTCATGCGTGGCTCCATGGGCATGCCCTCCTTGTCTTGCGCTTGCCCTAGCGCTTTGGCGCTTGCATGTCTTCATCATAGCCCCGAGAAGCCGCCGAGGATGTGACGGATGTCACAAACGGTTTATCGGATGCGGCCGCGCGGCGGCGGTGTGACGGCGGTCACTGAGCGGCAGGGCGGAATCGGGTTTCAATCAAGGAGGAGAACAACGAGCAGACGGGAGGGATCATTATGAACGGACTGACCGGCTTAATCCTGGCGGGCGACCCCGAAGCGGCGGGCGGAACGGGGCGGATCGCGCTGACGCTGATGGAGGGCGAACCGGTTGTCTGCCGGCAAGTGAAGGAGATGCGCAAGGTGTGCGACGAAGTGATCGTGGCCGCGCCGAACGCCATGCCCTTTTTGAAGGTGCTCGATCCGCAGGTCCGGCTCATTACCGATTACGAGCCGAGCAGGGGACCCTTGAGCGGCATGTATGCCGGCCTCTGCTTGGCGAAGCGGAGCCGTGTGTGGGTCGTGGGCTGCGACAGGCCGTATTTGTCGGCGGATGCCGCCCGGCTGCTGGCGGAGCGTCTGGGGGAAGCCGACGCGGCGATCCCGCAATTGCCCGACGGTCCGCATCCGCTGCATGCGGTATACGCCAAGCGCTGCGCGGACCGCGTCTGGTCGCTGATCGCCGAAGGCGGGCGCAAGCCGGCCGCGCTTCCGGACGTCTTGGTCTGGAAGGCGGTGACGGCCGACGCGTTCGCCGAGAGGGGCATTCCGCTGCAGTTTGCCGAGACCTGGCGTCCGCATTCGGCGGCGGACGGGCCGGAGGCATGGCGGCGTGACGCGAATAACGGCGAGGACGGCGCCGGAAATGATCGTTCCGAGCCGTTGTTTCCCCGGGATTGCGGCGGAAATGCCGTATAATGGGGGGAGAGCGGACTGCGGCTAAGGAGCGGTGCGGTTAATGGATATATTGGAGTATAATCGGGAAGCTTGGAACAAGCAGGTGCTGGCGGACAATCCGTGGATGCGGCCGGTGACGCCGGAGGAGATCGCCCGGGCCCGCGAAGGCCGATGGGAGATCATGCTGACTCCGACCAAGCCGGTGCCGCGAGACCGGTTTCCTCCACGGCTCGACGGAGCGAAGGTGCTATGCCTCGCCTCGGGCGGCGGCCAGCAGGGGCCGATCTCGCGGCGGCTGGGGCGGATGTGACCGTATACGACAATTCGGACAACCAGCTCGGACAGGACCGGCTTGTGGCGGAGCGGGAAGGGCTGAACCTCCGTACGGTACGGGGCGATATGGCGAACCTGGAGGCGTTCGCGGACGGGACGTTCGATCTGATCGTGCACCCGGTGTCCAACGTGTTCGTGCCGGATATTCTTCCCGTGTGGCGGGAAGCGGCCCGCGTGCTGCGGGACGGCGGGTCGCTGATTGCAGGATTCGTGAATCCGATTCTGTATCTGTTCGATCTCGATGCGGAGAAGCAAGGAAGGCTGGAGGTTCGGCACAGGATTCCGTACTCCGATCGGACCGGCCTGCCGCCGGAGCGTCTGGAGCGTCATCTGGCGGAAGGCGTTCCGTTGGAGTTCGGCCATCGGCTTGAGGATCAAATCCGCGGGCAGTTGGATGCGGGATTGGTCCTGACGAGGTCGGTTAAGCTGAAGACCGGATCGTGACGCCAAGCGTCGAGATCGCCGGCTCCGGCTTATTCGGGCAGCACCAGTTGATAGAACAAAACGTCCTGCCATTCGCCGAACTTGAACCCGACCTCGCGGAACCGTCCGCACAGCTCGAAGCCGAATTTCTCGTGCATGCGGATGCTCGCTTCGTTGCCTGCGGTGATGCCGCTGACGACGACGTGATGCCTATGCTCGGCGGCTCTGGCCAAGATCTCTTTGACCAGGGCGTTGCCGACGCCGCGGCCCCGGTACGCTTCGCCGATATAGACGGACAGTTCGACCGTCCGGTCGTAGGCGGGTTTGTCCCGGAACTTCGACAGGCAGGCATAGCCGGCGACGGTGCCGCCGATGTCGGCGACGATCAGCGGGTAGCGTCCTCCATAGTGGCGGAACCATTCGGTCCGCTGCTCGAGCGTCTGCTCCTCCAGGTCGAACGTAGCGGTCAGCTTTCGAATGGCGTCGTTATAAATATCCAGCAAAGCCGGAAGGTCCGCAGGTACGGCGTCGCGAATCAGCATATCGGTCATGACTTCGTTCTCTCCCTGTTGCAGCATAAAAGAATGTCCCTATTATAAACGATACGGGGCTCGGCCACCATGCCGTCCGGCGCCGGACGGCCATACATTTTGTCCCAACGGCAGGCGAAATGAAAAATATGGAACGGAGTACGTCATGATCCTAAACAAACAAGAATTTGATGTGAAAAGAATTTTGGGGATACGGCATCGGGAAAAATCTTTTAAAGGAATCTGTTGCGTGGGCCGACTCCAACGGCATTAAAAAATGACGTTGAATGTTCTCGAAACAAACGAAAAAGCCATTCAACTGTATAAACGGTTTGGTTTTGAAGTCGAAGGCATCTTGAAAAACGACAAAGTTCTTTCCGACGGTAAATACTATAATACCATTATGATGGGAAGATTTAAGGATTGATCTTCTATACATACATCGCCGTAAAAAAACACCGTGCTTCCGCACGGTGCCCGATACGTCTCCGGTGTCAGTGATTGTTGCCGGAGGCGTTGCTTTTTTTGTCGGACGATTTCGTCTGCGTGTTCTTCACGCCGTGTCCCTGCTGCTTGCCCATGTCTCTCACCTCGATTCGCATGCAGTCGGTAGTTTGCGCGCATCCGGCGGTTTCCATACGATGGCGGCGGTTCGAGCCTCGTTAAAAAGCGAGCCGCCGATGTTCCCTGCAGGGGGATGGAACACCGGCGGCTTGCTCCGTTTGTCGTTATACTTGCTGGATTTTCATCAGGTTTGTGGCGCCCGTCTTGCCGATCGGCACGCCGGCGGAGATGACGACATAATCGCCTTCGGCCAGCAGACCGGCTTCGCGTCCGTAGCGGACCGCCATCTCGAAAATTTCGTCCGAGGAGGACGCCTGTTCGCCCCGAACCGGGAACACGCCCCGGTACAAGGACAGCTTGGCCAGCGCTTCGTCCTGCTGGGTAATCGCGAGGATCGGAGCTTGCGGGCGGTATTTCGATACCATCCGGGCGGTGAAGCCGCTGACGGTCGGCGTGACGATTGCTTTGGCATTCAGCTCGAGCGAGGAGCGGACGACCGCCTGGCTCATCACTTCGGTGATGTTGGTCGTATGTACGGCCGCTTGTTTCGCGTAATGGGACGCGTGGTCGAACATCGTCTCCGCTTTGGCTGCGATCTGGGCCATCGTCGCGACGGATTCGACGGGGTATTTGCCCGCGGCGGTTTCCCCCGACAGCATAATCACGTCCGCCCCTTGCAGCACGGCGTTCGTGACGTCGCTGACTTCCGCGCGCGTCGGACGCGGGTTCACCTGCATCGATTCAAGCATATGCGTGGCGACGATAACCGGCTTGCCCGCGAGATTGCACTTCTCGATCATCTCGCGCTGCACCATCGGCACGTCCTCCAGCGGAATTTCGACGCCGAGATCGCCCCGGGCGACCATGATGCCGTCGGACGCTTCGATGATTTCGTCGAGATTGCTGACGCCTTCTTCGTTCTCGATCTTCGAGATGATCTGCACATGAGCCGCGCCGTTCTCCTCCAGGATGCGGCGGACCTCCAGCACGTCCGCGCCTTTGCGCACGAACGACATCGCGATGATGTCCACGCGCTGCTCGATCCCGAACATAATGTGCTGCACGTCCCGTTCGGTCACGCCCGGCAGCGTCGTGCGGATGCCCGGCAGATTCACGCCCTTGCGCGGCTTGAGCGTACCGCCGTTAAGAATCTCGCAGCGCATCTCCGTTCCTTCGACGGAGACGACCTTCAGCTCGATGAGGCCGTCGTCCAGCAGCACCCGGTCGCCCGACTTGATTACGGACGGCATGTCGGCGTAATTGACCGGGACGCGGTTGGCGTCGCCGAGGATGTCCTCGGTGGTCAGCGTCAAAATCTCGCCCGGCTTCAGAACGACGGAAGCCTCCCGGAGCTTGCCGATGCGGATCTCCGGTCCCTTGATGTCCATCAGGATCGGGATAATTGCGCCCGCTTCGGAAGCGGCTTGACGGACGCTGGCGATCCGCGCGGCGTGATCCGCCAGCTCGCCGTGAGCCATGTTCAAACGAACGGCGTTCATGCCGGCTGCGATCAGTCGCTTCAAGACTTCGGGGGATTCGCAGGACGGACCCATCGTACAGAGAATTTTGGTTTTGCGCATGCGGGGGAGTGGCCTCCTTCAGTGAATTCGGTATGGATTATTTTATAAATAAGCGGTAAGGGCGGCCGCAGCCGGTTGCGGCGGACGAAGAGAGGCGAAGCCCGCGCCCCGCTCCGGACGCGCCTGGGGCCCCTTCGCGCAGCGAATACGTTTTACCGCGGTGTCGGCCGATGATGGACCCGATTCGGCTCGGCAAGCGAGCCGGTAAACCCGCCGCGGACGACGCAGAAAGGAATCTGGGGATGGGTATCGGATTATGGGGTCTCCGGCGGCCTCGCCGGCGCAACCTGCCCTTCGCTTTTGTCGAAATAAAGGAGATAATCTCGTTTATTCTTACTTTACTCCTGAATCCTCGTATTCTACCATGAACTATAGTATGATGAATGTCGTATAGTACGATATTGCGAGGGGACTGACATTTCCCCGAATCAGCGGTTTCCGGACTGCCGGGATCGGTCCGGCAGAGCGGTTCAAAATGGCGGAGGCGACAAATGCTGCACGTAATCGAGGTCAGACAGGACAACGGAATGGACTGGTACGAGGAGCAGGACGGGATCGGCGCGCCATCGGGCGCCGACGCGGAAGCGCGGCCGGCGGCGGCAGCCGGCTCGGGAGGCGTCACGCCAGCAAGAGCGGCTGCGATGGCGGGAAACGCGGCGGCCGGAACGGATAGCGGTACGACAGCCGGAGCGGCTTCGTTAGCGGGTATCGTAGCGGTGCACGGAGCGGGCAGCGTCACGCCGTCGCGGGCTGCGGCGGACGGCACGGCCTTCGGCGCCGAGGCGCGCTCCCGGGACTGCTGGTATTTGTCGCTGGTCACCTACGGCAAGTGCGTATATTGGATCGAGCAGGAGAAGGTCGTCATGGAGAAAGGCGATCTGCTGCTAATTCCCGGAAGCACGTACTTTTACGGCAAAAGCGTGCCGACGCTATTCCATTCCAAGACGGTGGTGAAATTCATCGTATCCGCCGACGGGGCGGCCCGCTTGCCCCTGCTCGGGTTAACCGGCGCGCTGAAATGGAAGCTCGGCCGATACGAGCAAGCGCTGGAGCGGGTGCAAGCGCTGCACCGGGAATGGAGCGAGCGGCAGCCGTACGCGGATGTCATGGCGGAGGCGATGCTGATGGAGCTGTTGACGATCTGCAACCGGGAGCGGGACCGCGGCGTCGTCTCCGACCACAAGCACCGTTACGTGGAGCATATGAAGAAGTACGTGCAGGAGCACTATCGGGAAAAAGTGACGAAGGACGACCTCGGCGCGTATGTGCGCCTGAGTCCGAATTACGCGGCGACGCTGTTTCGAGAGGTGACCGGCCAGACGATCAGCGAGTACGTGCACGGCGTACGGATCAAGACGGCCCTGCACCTGCTGGTCGATTCCCGGCTGACGGTGGCGGAAATCTCCGAATTTCTCGGCTACGGCGACGTGTCGTATTTCCACCGGGTCTTCAAGCGGCTGACGGGCCGCAATCCTTCGGAATGGATGGCGGAACGGCCGGCCGATATTTGACGGCGTCCACTCCGATTTGCAGGCGGTCTCCGGCTTGTGGTAGGGTAGACATGGACGAATGGACGAACGGGAGGATATGGCGATGTACGACGTGAAGATGGATTTGATGCGCGATTGGATCGACACGGTGAAGGAAGTGTTCAGAGGCTCGGGGCGACCGCTGGAGGAAGGTCTGTCCGATTCGGAGATCGCGTTCCGCTATTTCCTGGAGACGGCGGAGGACGAGCGTCAGGCCAGAGAGCGCGCCGCCGCCCACGAGGAGCGCTTCCGCATGCTGGACAGCGCCATCCGCGACAATCTGGAGTCGCTGATCGTGCCGGATATCCGCAAGCGGACGGGCTACCAGGGCAACGAGTTCCAATTCAACTGGGTGTACAACCAAGGCGAGCATATCGTCGAGATGCGGTCGGAGTACCGGATTCCGCTGCAGTAAAACCCGGCTTGGACTTGGGCCGTCGTGAACGGCAACCTTCATACAACCTCCCGACGGCAGGTCGGGAGGTTTTTGGCTGCTTCAGCAGCGTCTCCTCCTGAATTCGGTAGACCAGACGATAGCCGTCGAGCCCGCTTACGGCGTAAATATAACCGTTCGAGACGAGATCGAACGTCTGTCCGTTCGCCTCGCGCATCACCTCCGGAGGCAGCCGCACGTCCGTCGTCGAACTGACCCGGGTGATCCGGCTCATCTCTATCGTGTACGCCGCTTTTGCGCTGCTGGTGATGATCTACCTGTGGCGCTCGCTGATGAATCCGCTGCAGAAGCTGGCGTCGTTCATCCGCGCCTACGAGCCCGGCCGCGTCATTCCGAATACGCCGGGAGAGGGGCGCAAGGACGGGGCTCACGCTGCATGAGGTGGCGCAAAAAAATCATGTCAGCCGAATTATTTGAGCTATCTGTTCAAGAAAAATACGGGCATCAATCTGTGGGAATACGTCATCAAGCTGCGGATGGAGGAGAGCAGACGCCTGCTGCTGCAGACTGATCTGCGCCGGTACGAGATCGCGGAGCGGGTCGGCTACGAGTCTCCCGAGCATTTCAGCAAAATGTTCAAGAAATATTACGGCCTTTCGCCGAGCGAGCTGAAGAAGTAAAATTGCCCATGATCCGGATAGAACCACACATGTTCATCCCCCGTCCCCCTCTTCTACAATGAGAACAGATCGACAGACACAGGAATGAGGGAAACCCGATGAACGACACGGTAGCGCCGATAAATCGGATCGCGTGAACGCCAAGACCGGCGTCCGGCCGCCGGGAAGCTGGAGGAAGTACAGGTGGGGCATCCTGTTTCTTCTGCCCGCGGCTATTATTTTTGCGCTATTTTTGTGGGTGCGATTATAAAAGGGTTCGTCTACAGTTTTTACCGCATCGACTTCGTGAACGGCAACGAATACGTCGGACTGGACAATTTCCGCGCCGTGCTGAGCGACCCCGACGTCGGCCGGGCCGTGCTCAATACGCTCTATTACATGATGCTCGGGCTTGCGATCGGCTTCTGGGTGCCGATCGTGTTCGCCCTCGTCATCTCGGATCTGAAGAAGCTTCAAGGCTTCGTCCGGGTCGCTGCCTATCTGCCGAACGTGCTGCCGGTCGTCGTGCTGTACGGGCTGTGGCGGTGGTTCTACGACCCGGTCGGCCCGATCAACGCCGGATTGACGATGGCGGGAGCGGAGAAGGTGCTGTTTCTGACCGACCCGTCGTGGTCGATGATTTCCATCGTGATTATGGAGACGTGGCAGCAGTTCGGCGCCGCCATGCTCATCTATCTGGCCGCGATTCTCAGCATTCCCCGCGACTATTACGAAGCGGCGGAGATCGACGGGGCCGGCATCTGGCAGCGGGTTCGCTATATCACCCTACCTTCGATTAAAGGACTGGTGACGCTGATGCTCGTTCTGCAGCTCATCGCCACCTCGCAAGGGCTGCGGGCGTGCTCGGCGGCGACTACCTCGTCATCAACCCGAAGGCGACCCCGGAGCAGAAGGAAGCGGCGTTCAACTATATCACGTTCGATTATTTCACCGACGACGGCTTGAAGTCGCTGGAGGAAAACATCCAGAAGTTCAAGGCGGAAGGCAAATACTATATTCCGCCGCACATGAGCTACTACAAACCGGATTCGGAATACGGCAAGAAGGTCGAGGCCATTCTGGCGAAGTACGACAACGTCTACAAGTACAGCGCGGAGTCGAACGCGCTGCTCGACGGCAAGGCCGAGGCGCAGTACAATACGCAGGATTACTATTCGACCATGACCAATGTCATTCAGGAAGTGTTCTCCAAGAAAGGCTCGAACCTGAAGGAACTGCTCGACAACGCGGCCAAGCAGGTGCAAGAGAAGTATTTCGATACGATTCAAGTGAACTGAACGGAAGACTGAAGCCGGCAACCCCCTGCCCGGGAACACGGGACAGGGGGTTATCTGCATCCGGCGGATCAGTCCGGCTTCCGCTCGAAGGCGACGATCCAGTCGCCCTGCACGGCGGCGCAGCCTTCGTCGCCCTCGACGACGAGTCCGTACAGATTGCGCACGTCGAGATATTCCCGGCGCTCGCCGTTGTCGAACTCCAGCGTGATGTAGTAATGCGTCCGCGTCGTTCGGACGGGGTGCGCGGCGTTGCCGGGATGTTGGAGATTCGTGCGGCCGGTGACCTCCAGGCGTTTGGCGGCCACCTTCGCGTACACCGTCTCCTTGGGCGCTCTCGCGTTTTGGATGTACCGGGCGCCGTTAAATACGAACGCCCCGATGACAACCGCGAAGCCGATCAGGATGAAGATCGGAACGATCGTAAACATCAGGTCGCCAAAAAGAAAACCCGGTTCTCCCGGAAACCCGCCTCCCACGGCAGCCCCTCCTCTGCTTGAAAACCGCTCTGCGGCGCGTTGCGTTTTATTACGTCCGACCGCTCGAAGGGTTCCGTCTGCCGGTCAGCTTTTTTTCAGCATGTGAAATACCTGTTCCACATCCTTGTCGCCGCGTCCCGACAAGTTGACGATGACGATCTGGTCGCGGGTCATCGTCGGTGCGAGCTTGCGGGCGTAGGCGATTGCATGGGAGCTCTCCAACGCGGGAATGATACCCTCGGTGCGGGACAGCTCCTGGAACGCTTCGAGCACCTCTTCGTTGGTTACGGTAACGTATTCGGCCCGGCCGCTTACCTTGAGATGGCTGTGCTCCGGCCCGATGCCCGGGTAGTCGAGGCCGGCGGCGATCGAGTAGGTCGGCTTCGGGTTGCCTTGCTCGTCCAGCAGGACGAGACATTTGAAGCCGTGAAGCACGGCGGGCACGCCTTGGGTCAGCGTCGCGGCTTGGTCGGGCTCGACGCCGATCAGCCTGACGGACGGCTCGTCCAAATAATGCGCGAACGCGCCGATGGCGTTGCTGCCGCCTCCGACGCAAGCGATGACGGCATCGGGCAGGCGGCCTTCCTTGGCGAGAATTTGCCGTTTGGATTCCTCGCTGACGATCGATTGGAAGTGCTTGACCATCGTCGGGAACGGGTGGGGACCGACGGCGGAACCGAGCAGATAGAACGTGTTTTTATAGTTGGCCACCAGATCGCCCAGCGCTTCGTCAACCGCGTCCTTCAGACGGCCTTGGCCTTTGGCGACCGGAACGACGGTCGCGCCCAGCAGCTCCATGCGGAAGACGTTCAGCGCCTGGCGGCGCGTGTCCTCGGCGCCCATGTAGATGACGCATTCCATGCCGAACATGGCGCAGGCCGTGGCGGTGGCGACTCCGTGCTGGCCTGCTCCCGTCTCCGCGATGATCCGCTTGGCGCCCATCCGCTTGGCCAGCAAAATTTGCCCGATGACGTTGTTGATTTTGTGAGCGCCCGTATGGTTGAGGTCTTCCCGCTTCAGGTAAATCTTCGCGCCGCCCCATTTCTCCGTCAGCCGCTCCGCATAGGTCAGCGGATTTTCGCGGCCGACATATTCGCGCAGGTAGTAATGATACTCCTCGATAAAGTCCGGGTCATCCTTATACTTGTAGAACTGCTCGCTCAAATAATCCAGAACCTCTTGGAGCTCGGGAGGAACGAAGCTTCCGCCGAATTCTCCGAAATATCCTTGCCGTGTCACGTTGACCGCCTCCGATAAGTGAAATGATTGCGCTTTCCTTCCATCATAAAGAAGAGCCCGGAACGTGTAAAGGACAATCGTTCCCGGACAGCCGGGAGCGGTTCCTTACGCATGTTTCCGGGCGGATGGGGACTGCCTTTGCGGCGCATGGAAAACGCGTTTCGTTCCGGTTCAAGGACAACGCGGATTCGCGTGTGGGGCCGGGCTGCATAACGGCAGGATAAACGACGCACAGATTTTTTCGGCAATGCGCTCGTGGGAGAGCCCGTATACGTCCCGCAGATGAATATAATTGTGGGGCGACAGCGACGTAATGAGCAGATGGGCGGTGAAAGCGGCGTCGTAGCCCGGGAGGCCGTCCGCGCATTCGGCAAGCAATTGCTGGATTCTGTCGTGCAGATAAAGATACGGCGCGGACTTATAAAAATCGAACCGGGTTTGTTCCTCTTTGGAAGGAATCTGCATCGCGCCGAGCAGTTTGGATTCTTTTTCGAATAGTGCCAGCAGTCTCCGGACGAGCTCGCACAGCTTTTCGGACGGGGGGATGCCGACGGAGCGCTCTATGTAGTCGTCCATTCCCTCGACGAAACGGTTGAACTGGTTCTGGATGAGATCCATGCACAGATCGCTTTTGTTGGCGTAGCGACGGTACAGTGTGCCTTGTCCGATGCCGGCGCATTTGGCGATCTGGTGCATGCTGACCGCTTCGATGCCGTGCTCCTCGAACAGCGCGCTGGCCGTCTGCAGGATGACGCGGCTGACTTCCTGCGCATCCCTGCGTGATGGTCGGGGTTTCATCATCGGCGTCAGGACTCCTTGTTCGTGATAATGTCGATCATGCTGCGAATAGGCGGGGCATATATTCAGTCAGGGCGGCGTCTTCCGCGGGCGCCTTCAAGGCCGTGCGTTCGCCGTTTAAGCGGCCTCTCCCGACGGGTTGACTATTCGGAAAAACTTTTGCATATACAAAATCTCCATACGGAGACCGATTGACTTCCGGACAATTGTCCGGTAAGATTCTCCCGTGCGGACAATTGTCCGGTTAGGTCGCTTGTCTTTGACTTCATTCTAGCCCGCGGCCGAATTCGGGTCAATAGATTCGCGAGTCACCCGTGCATGGACGTAAAAAATACACAGAAACAGAAACAGGATTGGAGGAAACCGAAATGTCATCCGCAACACCGCAGGCGGCGCAGGCAGCGAAGCCGATGTCCATGAAGGATATCATCGCTCCGCTTGTCGCCATTATCGTCGGCATGTTTATGGTCATCCTCGACGGAACCGCCATGAACGTAGCGATGCCCG
The nucleotide sequence above comes from Paenibacillus thermoaerophilus. Encoded proteins:
- the mobA gene encoding molybdenum cofactor guanylyltransferase is translated as MNGLTGLILAGDPEAAGGTGRIALTLMEGEPVVCRQVKEMRKVCDEVIVAAPNAMPFLKVLDPQVRLITDYEPSRGPLSGMYAGLCLAKRSRVWVVGCDRPYLSADAARLLAERLGEADAAIPQLPDGPHPLHAVYAKRCADRVWSLIAEGGRKPAALPDVLVWKAVTADAFAERGIPLQFAETWRPHSAADGPEAWRRDANNGEDGAGNDRSEPLFPRDCGGNAV
- a CDS encoding GNAT family N-acetyltransferase, translated to MLIRDAVPADLPALLDIYNDAIRKLTATFDLEEQTLEQRTEWFRHYGGRYPLIVADIGGTVAGYACLSKFRDKPAYDRTVELSVYIGEAYRGRGVGNALVKEILARAAEHRHHVVVSGITAGNEASIRMHEKFGFELCGRFREVGFKFGEWQDVLFYQLVLPE
- the pyk gene encoding pyruvate kinase, encoding MRKTKILCTMGPSCESPEVLKRLIAAGMNAVRLNMAHGELADHAARIASVRQAASEAGAIIPILMDIKGPEIRIGKLREASVVLKPGEILTLTTEDILGDANRVPVNYADMPSVIKSGDRVLLDDGLIELKVVSVEGTEMRCEILNGGTLKPRKGVNLPGIRTTLPGVTERDVQHIMFGIEQRVDIIAMSFVRKGADVLEVRRILEENGAAHVQIISKIENEEGVSNLDEIIEASDGIMVARGDLGVEIPLEDVPMVQREMIEKCNLAGKPVIVATHMLESMQVNPRPTRAEVSDVTNAVLQGADVIMLSGETAAGKYPVESVATMAQIAAKAETMFDHASHYAKQAAVHTTNITEVMSQAVVRSSLELNAKAIVTPTVSGFTARMVSKYRPQAPILAITQQDEALAKLSLYRGVFPVRGEQASSSDEIFEMAVRYGREAGLLAEGDYVVISAGVPIGKTGATNLMKIQQV
- a CDS encoding helix-turn-helix transcriptional regulator — protein: MLHVIEVRQDNGMDWYEEQDGIGAPSGADAEARPAAAAGSGGVTPARAAAMAGNAAAGTDSGTTAGAASLAGIVAVHGAGSVTPSRAAADGTAFGAEARSRDCWYLSLVTYGKCVYWIEQEKVVMEKGDLLLIPGSTYFYGKSVPTLFHSKTVVKFIVSADGAARLPLLGLTGALKWKLGRYEQALERVQALHREWSERQPYADVMAEAMLMELLTICNRERDRGVVSDHKHRYVEHMKKYVQEHYREKVTKDDLGAYVRLSPNYAATLFREVTGQTISEYVHGVRIKTALHLLVDSRLTVAEISEFLGYGDVSYFHRVFKRLTGRNPSEWMAERPADI
- a CDS encoding DUF2500 domain-containing protein, yielding MFTIVPIFILIGFAVVIGAFVFNGARYIQNARAPKETVYAKVAAKRLEVTGRTNLQHPGNAAHPVRTTRTHYYITLEFDNGERREYLDVRNLYGLVVEGDEGCAAVQGDWIVAFERKPD
- the trpB gene encoding tryptophan synthase subunit beta, whose amino-acid sequence is MTRQGYFGEFGGSFVPPELQEVLDYLSEQFYKYKDDPDFIEEYHYYLREYVGRENPLTYAERLTEKWGGAKIYLKREDLNHTGAHKINNVIGQILLAKRMGAKRIIAETGAGQHGVATATACAMFGMECVIYMGAEDTRRQALNVFRMELLGATVVPVAKGQGRLKDAVDEALGDLVANYKNTFYLLGSAVGPHPFPTMVKHFQSIVSEESKRQILAKEGRLPDAVIACVGGGSNAIGAFAHYLDEPSVRLIGVEPDQAATLTQGVPAVLHGFKCLVLLDEQGNPKPTYSIAAGLDYPGIGPEHSHLKVSGRAEYVTVTNEEVLEAFQELSRTEGIIPALESSHAIAYARKLAPTMTRDQIVIVNLSGRGDKDVEQVFHMLKKS
- a CDS encoding TetR/AcrR family transcriptional regulator gives rise to the protein MMKPRPSRRDAQEVSRVILQTASALFEEHGIEAVSMHQIAKCAGIGQGTLYRRYANKSDLCMDLIQNQFNRFVEGMDDYIERSVGIPPSEKLCELVRRLLALFEKESKLLGAMQIPSKEEQTRFDFYKSAPYLYLHDRIQQLLAECADGLPGYDAAFTAHLLITSLSPHNYIHLRDVYGLSHERIAEKICASFILPLCSPAPHANPRCP